TGTCTGCTTAGAGATGAAAAGATGATAAGAGGTTTGAGGacattttgttaattttgttaacaaaactattaattttttttaatataatcaaCTTGAAACTCACAGACCTAGGCATGCAGACACTACATTATAACACAAGTAGAaccatttgtatatatatatacacgtaggTATATATATGTCTTCTCTAATAAAGAAAGATGACCAGTTattaaaagagagagagagaattgGGACTGGGaaaaatattatttcaaataATTAGATCAACTACATTGCGACAAAGAAAGCAAAATAGACACCCATATAATATATcaacaaaaaaaaagggtttaTGTGAATGTCATTTATTTCTCTcttatattaatttgaatatggATCATATTCATTCGTaagaatgaacaaaaaaatgTGATTAAGATGACATAACTAATTGTGTGGATGGCACAAACCTCCTTTCAACTATATCATCGTTCTCAAACTTCATCTCATGCCTTTCACAAGCTATCCCATAATCATGCTTCACTTCATCCTCATGTACGTCATTATGTTCACTTTGTTTCATAAAACTCTGCTTGATATTCAATGTCGACAATGCTGTCGTCGATTCTTGTATGCCCCATGAATGATCATAGTTTTCTTGCAACTGATGTTGTTGGTTGTTATCGTTCACCGCAAACAGTTCCTCGTGAGGTTCTTGGACGTAATAATAGTTGGAGTTATACGAGTTCAATGGATCCTGGGGGTTGATCATATCGCAACATAGCGTTAAATCGCTATGTTGTTGTTGAGCGGCCTGTGCACGGCATATGGCTAGCTGATTGAAAACCAGGTCAAGTTCGGCCTGGCTGTATTCGATTTGTCGTTGAAGCTCTTGAATGATCCTATAACAACCTCCAACAGGGTCATTAGCTCGTGCGTCGGACTGAAACACGATCGTACGCATGGCTATGTCCTTTTCGGGAGGGTTAAGGTTCTTAATGATCTTGGTGATGTTGCTGACCCCGAACAATTTATGCGCGTTTTGGAACTGTCGTTGCCGATCGTGAGGGAAATATGGGGCGAGAATGCAGTCCGGTGCACACTTCCTACGTTGGTATTTACATGCAGCGCAAGCTTGCGTTGTACCGTTACTACCAGTTCTCGAAATGCTCATATTTTTGGCTCTCTCTTTTTTGCTTATTGTTTTTGAAAGGGAATGAGATATCGGATGCGTTGCCGCCGGGGATGGTgcagtttttttttgtttgtttttatttattttttatgtatttttacaGAAAAATGTTTATTTCTGGAGGGTTGTATGGGATGGGAATAAAGGAAAGGGAGAAAATAAGAGATGGAGAGAAATGAAAGGAATGGAAGACAGGTTGGTATATGAAGGAGAAAGGGTCCAAAGAGTGAaggaaaattaaacaaattctgtTATCAATGGATATTTTTGGATTGTTTATTGGGTAAGTTGGCACACTATTTGACTTAAAAACATTATCTGTTTATCTATGGGAGCTTAAAATAGATTCATGGTCTTAACTATTTTTATggagtttttgaaatttttgtaatGACCCTCTTTTTTTCAACATATTAATGTCTTGCTAAATTTGGTACTTTTTATCTTTTGCCACTTTTCGCATTAGTCTTTGCCCCTTTTGTTTCTTCAATCTTCTGTTGTTTTCCAGAAATTTCTAATCACTAGTTTCTTATGAGAAAGC
The Gossypium arboreum isolate Shixiya-1 chromosome 10, ASM2569848v2, whole genome shotgun sequence genome window above contains:
- the LOC108472177 gene encoding LOB domain-containing protein 22-like, which encodes MSISRTGSNGTTQACAACKYQRRKCAPDCILAPYFPHDRQRQFQNAHKLFGVSNITKIIKNLNPPEKDIAMRTIVFQSDARANDPVGGCYRIIQELQRQIEYSQAELDLVFNQLAICRAQAAQQQHSDLTLCCDMINPQDPLNSYNSNYYYVQEPHEELFAVNDNNQQHQLQENYDHSWGIQESTTALSTLNIKQSFMKQSEHNDVHEDEVKHDYGIACERHEMKFENDDIVERRFVPSTQLVMSS